The following proteins come from a genomic window of Drosophila sulfurigaster albostrigata strain 15112-1811.04 chromosome X, ASM2355843v2, whole genome shotgun sequence:
- the LOC133848935 gene encoding guanine nucleotide-releasing factor 2 isoform X5 translates to MMRVLNTELRLRFKNRKPRPFNRAASADDAATEAETAADEQRLNGNMHGSISSPSTPSNCSAGGGGGVVGGCSSSSNNSINSSIYTSSSSTPPPPQQQQQQQQQLNTTTAAAAAGTTTPTAPRGGGVPPAPPSAGSTGSSGHKNSLKGTKLARRARSFKDDLIEKISLMRTTNNTLGRSHSPHSPRNKHGSQKPPPTTEEVQRSTQTLETHVKDISNALKHFRDVILKKKLEVLPGNGTVILETIASMYSVIQSYTLNENNAIMNSATQQVYQSLGKLIKLCDEVMLSEKSGECASLSNENVREVIDLLEDAVRNLVTLAQGKLKEQDQCAFRYSGAGLGGIGAAADIMGAVAVATAASSAGAGVGGGGAGGMRHPAPTDVAAQRTSLPDIALTPKERDILEQSNVNPMRGSHSIESILRDTSPPPKPPLPNRASNPPPLPPKRRSQPQSQLMQATNQQPPTSGSNNIAYANANNSHSSQANSPLPYAQSHNISINSDLDCSSNISLLNYGVDLLSVRSRSPDENSQCSFDSALNHSLDVEEQLHLPKPPTRQQLHHQQQHLEDDVDKMMNYNQSPTILNIDHATILRSAETQAEAVAASVVAASLEAATSSVHATPPPLPSATVATGGSEANTELRKAAAALTSNRHSNESGFVSMMSFRTSTQSVSKRSSEHSVQSSSTKSSSSNSEILFSMSETTASASASSATTTTSSTSTSTSTTSRSNSSSEYQQLNQTQSSSTQRHITTNSNGGSSSSTTASATIISNSSSSNNSEQLTSATTSMTTATATAATTSTTLSTNLHPRGSNCSSPELLAPALPPKTQQRINATPRIDAAMDELDDNFELPELRILSPHHHQHHSSSSQLHQWQSKHHSLMEPPRSAHLPSSSSSAFDQDLEKPPPLPMKKKHMFQSVAFSVLAYVECVYSLEHRHTMHTTYNIARNISHSQTMNIMPMSKDMSPELETPPALPPKNYKQRKASTTSSSSASASTTVPTAIISTPPASPKPMLGDVGLRGSRMTTVSEELNDVQAATEDAAGGAQATLDSNENTFYCHSHQLPSETREESTMLAPINTPQMLEAGGENVTGGAEQQQTETRQHIPCELELDEEDDEEEEEEDVDNQLPNMLEEIDITPYLILKKNEEDGPEVKGGYIDALIVHASRVQKVADNAFSEAFITTFRTFIQPIDVIEKLTHRYTYFFCQVHDQKQKAAKETFSLLVRVVNDLTSTDLTSQLLSLLVEFVYQLVCSGQLYLAKLLRNKFVEKVTLYKDQRSIHYALERDQLGGIMGSGGVCSGGNQLSLLDLKSLEIAEQMTLLDAELFQKIEIPEVLLFAKDQCEEKSPNLNKFTEHFNKMSYWARSKILRLQDAKEREKHVNKFIKIMKHLRKMNNYNSYLALLSALDSGPIRRLEWQKGIAEELCSFCALIDSSSSFRAYRQALAETNPPCIPYIGLVLQDLTFVHVGNQDYVSKGVINFSKRWQQYNIIVNMKRFKKCAYPFRRNERIIRFFDNFKDFMGEEEMWQISERIKPRGRRLVNNY, encoded by the exons ACGGCAGCATCAGTTCTCCATCCACGCCCAGCAATTGCTCAGcgggcggcggcggcggcgtcgtcggtggttgcagcagcagcagcaacaacagcatcaacagcagcatctATACGAGCTCCTCCTCaacgccaccgccaccgcaacagcaacagcaacagcaacaacagctgaatacaacaacagcagcagccgcagcaggaACAACCACGCCCACAGCGCCCAGAGGCGGAGGAGTTCCGCCGGCTCCTCCAAGTGCGGGCTCGACGGGTTCGTCGGGGCACAAGAACAGTTTGAAGGGTACGAAATTGGCGCGACGTGCGCGGAGCTTTAAGGACGATCTGATCGAGAAGATCTCACTGATGCGGACCACAAACAATACGCTGGGTCGCTCCCATTCGCCGCACAGTCCGCGCAACAAACACGGCAGCCAAAAGCCGCCGCCAACCACCGAGGAAGTGCAGCGATCGACGCAAACGCTGGAGACACACGTCAAGGACATCTCGAATGCCCTCAAGCATTTTCGCGATGTCATACTCAAGAAGAAGCTCGAGGTTCTCCCCGGCAATGGCACAGTCATACTGGAGACCATTGCCAGCATGTATTCCG tcattcagtcataTACGTTGAACGAGAACAACGCGATCATGAACTCGGCCACACAGCAGGTGTATCAGTCGCTGGGCAAGCTGATCAAGCTCTGTGACGAGGTCATGCTCAGCGAGAAGAGCGGCGAGTGCGCCTCGCTCAGCAACGAGAATGTCCGCGAAGTTATCGATCTGCTCGAGGATGCAGTGCGG AATCTGGTCACACTGGCGCAGGGCAAACTCAAGGAGCAGGATCAGTGCGCGTTTCGCTACAGCGGCGCTGGCTTGGGCGGCATCGGCGCTGCCGCCGATATTATGGgcgccgttgccgttgccaccGCGGCGAGCAGCGCTGGCGCTGGCGTTGGCGGTGGCGGGGCCGGGGGAATGCGACATCCGGCGCCAACGGATGTTGCAGCGCAACGGACATCGCTGCCGGACATTGCGCTGACGCCGAAGGAGCGCGACATACTCGAGCAGAGCAATGTGAATCCGATGCGTGGCTCGCACAGCATCGAGAGCATATTGCGAGACACGAGCCCGCCGCCAAAACCGCCGCTGCCGAATCGAGCGAGCAATCCGCCGCCATTGCCGCCGAAGCGTCGGAgtcagccgcagtcgcagctgATGCAGGCAACCAACCAACAGCCACCGACGTCCGGTAGCAATAATATCGCCTATGCGAATGCAAACAACAGTCACTCGTCGCAGGCGAACAGTCCGTTGCCATATGCGCAGTCGCACAACATTAGCATCAACTCGGATCTGGATTGCAGTTCCAACATCTCGTTGCTTAATTACGGCGTCGATCT CCTTTCGGTACGCTCACGCTCGCCGGACGAGAACAGTCAATGCTCATTCGACTCGGCGCTTAATCATTCGCTCGATGTGGAAGAGCAACTGCATTTGCCAAAGCCGCCCACGAGACAGCAGCtgcaccatcagcagcagcatctggAGGACGATGTGGACAAGATGATGAACTACA ATCAATCTCCAACGATTCTCAACATTGATCATGCCACAATTTTGCGATCAGCAGAAACGCAGGCCGAGGCAGTCGCTGcatctgttgttgctgcatccCTGGAGGCAGCCACATCCAGTGTACATGCAACGCCGCCTCCGCTGCCGTCGGCAACCGTTGCAACTGGTGGCTCTGAGGCCAACACGGAGCTGCGcaaagcagcggcagcattaACCAGCAATCGTCACTCAAATGAATCGG GATTCGTATCGATGATGTCATTTCGCACGTCCACACAGAGCGTCTCGAAGCGTTCATCGGAGCACAGTGTGCAATCATCGTCCACGAAATCGTCGAGCAGCAACTCGGAGATTCTCTTTAGCATGAGCGAGACGacggcgtcggcgtcggcaTCTTcggcgacgacaacaacgtcatcgacgtcgacgtcaacgtcaacgacgagtcgcagcaacagcagcagcgagtatCAGCAGTTGAATCAAACGCAGTCGTCATCCACACAGCGTCACATCACCACCAACAGCaatggcggcagcagcagcagcacaacagcaagtgcaacaatcatcagcaacagcagcagcagcaacaacagcgaacagTTGACATCCGCCACCACATCGatgacaacggcaacggcaacagctgcGACAACGTCGACAACATTGTCGACCAATTTGCATCCGCGTGGCAGCAATTGCTCATCGCCGGAACTTTTGGCGCCGGCATTGCCACCAAAGACACAACAGCGCATTAATGCCACGCCGCGTATTGATGCCGCCATGGATGAACTCGATGATAATTT CGAGTTGCCAGAGTTGCGAATATTGTCGCCGcaccatcatcagcatcattcGTCGTCATCGCAGCTGCATCAGTGGCAATCGAAACATCACAGCCTGATGGAGCCACCGCGAAGCGCACAtttgccaagcagcagcagcagcgccttTGACCAGGATTTGGAGAAGCCGCCGCCGTTGCCcatgaagaagaagcaca TGTTTCAGAGTGTCGCCTTTTCGG TCTTGGCGTATGTGGAGTGCGTATACTCGTTGGAGCATCGGCATACGATGCACACTACCTACAACATCGCCCGCAACATATCGCACAGTCAAACCATGAA CATCATGCCGATGAGCAAGGATATGTCGCCGGAGCTGGAGACGCCGCCAGCGTTGCCGCCGAAGAACTACAAGCAGCGGAAGGCATCCACAACATCCTCCTCCTCAGCCTCCGCCTCAACTACAGTGCCGACAGCAATCATCAGCACACCGCCAGCTAGTCCGAAGCCCATGCTAGGCGATGTCGGTCTGCGAGGCAGTCGCATGACGACGGTCAGCGAGGAGCTCAACGATGTGCAGGCGGCGACCGAAGATGCTGCTGGTGGAGCGCAGGCGACATTGGACAGCAATGAGAATACGTTTTACTGTCACTCGCATCAGTTGCCCAGCGAAACAAGGGAAGAGTCCACAATGTTGGCGCCCATTAATACGCCGCAAATGCTGGAGGCAGGTGGCGAAAATGTCACTGGCGGAGCGGAGCAACAGCAGACGGAAACAAGGCAGCATATACCTTGTGAACTGGAGCTGGACGAAGAGGatgacgaggaggaggaggaagaagatGTCGATAATCAGCTGCCTAATATGCTGGAGGAGATTGACATTACGCCATATTTAATACTCAAAAAGAATGAGGAGGATGGGCCCGAGGTGAAGGGCGGCTACATTGATGCGCTGATCGTGCACGCCAGTCGCGTCCAAAAAGTCGCCGATAATG CATTCAGCGAGGCGTTCATCACCACCTTTCGCACGTTCATTCAGCCGATCGATGTGATCGAGAAGCTGACCCATCGCTACACATACTTCTTCTGTCAGGTGCACGATCAGAAGCAGAAGGCGGCCAAGGAGACCTTTTCGCTCCTCGTGCGCGTTGTCAACGATCTGAC CTCCACAGATCTGACAAGCCAACTGCTCAGCCTGTTGGTGGAGTTTGTCTATCAGCTGGTCTGCTCCGGTCAGCTCTATTTGGCCAAGCTGTTGCGCAACAAATTCGTGGAGAAAGTGACGCTCTACAAGGATCAACGCAGCATCCATTATGCCTTGGAGCGCGATCAGCTTGGCGGCATTATGGGCAGCGGCGGTGTCTGTAGCGGTGGCAATCAATTAAGTTTGCTCGACTTGAAGTCATTGGAGATAGCCGAACAGATGACGCTCCTGGATGCGGAGTTGTTTCAGAAAATCGAGATACCcgaagtattattatttgccaAAGATCAGTGCGAGGAGAAATCACCCAATCTCAACAAGTTCACCGAGCACTTTAACAAAATGTCGTATTGGGCGCGCTCGAAAATCTTGCGACTGCAGGACGCCAAGGAGCGCGAGAAGCATGTGAATAAGTTTATCAAAATCATGAAACATTTGCGCAAAATGAACAATTACAATTCGTATCTGGCGTTGCTCTCTGCCCTGGACTCGGGTCCCATACGCAG ATTGGAATGGCAGAAGGGCATTGCGGAGGAGTTGTGCTCGTTTTGTGCGCTCATCGATTCCAGCTCCAGTTTTCGTGCCTATCGTCAGGCGCTGGCCGAAACCAATCCGCCCTGCATACCCTACAT CGGTCTGGTTCTACAGGATTTGACATTTGTGCATGTGGGCAATCAGGATTATGTGTCCAAGGGTGTCATCAACTTCTCCAAGCGCTGGCAGCAGTACAACATAATTGTCAACATGAAACGTTTCAAGAAGTG CGCGTATCCATTTCGACGCAATGAGCGCATCATACGATTTTTTGACAACTTTAAGGATTTTATGGGCGAGGAGGAGATGTGGCAAATATCGGAACGCATCAAGCCCCGTGGTCGACGTCTGGTCAACAACTATTAG
- the LOC133848935 gene encoding guanine nucleotide-releasing factor 2 isoform X6, producing MLSTAKESKMNVLHKMDGSISSPSTPSNCSAGGGGGVVGGCSSSSNNSINSSIYTSSSSTPPPPQQQQQQQQQLNTTTAAAAAGTTTPTAPRGGGVPPAPPSAGSTGSSGHKNSLKGTKLARRARSFKDDLIEKISLMRTTNNTLGRSHSPHSPRNKHGSQKPPPTTEEVQRSTQTLETHVKDISNALKHFRDVILKKKLEVLPGNGTVILETIASMYSVIQSYTLNENNAIMNSATQQVYQSLGKLIKLCDEVMLSEKSGECASLSNENVREVIDLLEDAVRNLVTLAQGKLKEQDQCAFRYSGAGLGGIGAAADIMGAVAVATAASSAGAGVGGGGAGGMRHPAPTDVAAQRTSLPDIALTPKERDILEQSNVNPMRGSHSIESILRDTSPPPKPPLPNRASNPPPLPPKRRSQPQSQLMQATNQQPPTSGSNNIAYANANNSHSSQANSPLPYAQSHNISINSDLDCSSNISLLNYGVDLLSVRSRSPDENSQCSFDSALNHSLDVEEQLHLPKPPTRQQLHHQQQHLEDDVDKMMNYNQSPTILNIDHATILRSAETQAEAVAASVVAASLEAATSSVHATPPPLPSATVATGGSEANTELRKAAAALTSNRHSNESGFVSMMSFRTSTQSVSKRSSEHSVQSSSTKSSSSNSEILFSMSETTASASASSATTTTSSTSTSTSTTSRSNSSSEYQQLNQTQSSSTQRHITTNSNGGSSSSTTASATIISNSSSSNNSEQLTSATTSMTTATATAATTSTTLSTNLHPRGSNCSSPELLAPALPPKTQQRINATPRIDAAMDELDDNFELPELRILSPHHHQHHSSSSQLHQWQSKHHSLMEPPRSAHLPSSSSSAFDQDLEKPPPLPMKKKHMFQSVAFSVLAYVECVYSLEHRHTMHTTYNIARNISHSQTMNIMPMSKDMSPELETPPALPPKNYKQRKASTTSSSSASASTTVPTAIISTPPASPKPMLGDVGLRGSRMTTVSEELNDVQAATEDAAGGAQATLDSNENTFYCHSHQLPSETREESTMLAPINTPQMLEAGGENVTGGAEQQQTETRQHIPCELELDEEDDEEEEEEDVDNQLPNMLEEIDITPYLILKKNEEDGPEVKGGYIDALIVHASRVQKVADNAFSEAFITTFRTFIQPIDVIEKLTHRYTYFFCQVHDQKQKAAKETFSLLVRVVNDLTSTDLTSQLLSLLVEFVYQLVCSGQLYLAKLLRNKFVEKVTLYKDQRSIHYALERDQLGGIMGSGGVCSGGNQLSLLDLKSLEIAEQMTLLDAELFQKIEIPEVLLFAKDQCEEKSPNLNKFTEHFNKMSYWARSKILRLQDAKEREKHVNKFIKIMKHLRKMNNYNSYLALLSALDSGPIRRLEWQKGIAEELCSFCALIDSSSSFRAYRQALAETNPPCIPYIGLVLQDLTFVHVGNQDYVSKGVINFSKRWQQYNIIVNMKRFKKCAYPFRRNERIIRFFDNFKDFMGEEEMWQISERIKPRGRRLVNNY from the exons ACGGCAGCATCAGTTCTCCATCCACGCCCAGCAATTGCTCAGcgggcggcggcggcggcgtcgtcggtggttgcagcagcagcagcaacaacagcatcaacagcagcatctATACGAGCTCCTCCTCaacgccaccgccaccgcaacagcaacagcaacagcaacaacagctgaatacaacaacagcagcagccgcagcaggaACAACCACGCCCACAGCGCCCAGAGGCGGAGGAGTTCCGCCGGCTCCTCCAAGTGCGGGCTCGACGGGTTCGTCGGGGCACAAGAACAGTTTGAAGGGTACGAAATTGGCGCGACGTGCGCGGAGCTTTAAGGACGATCTGATCGAGAAGATCTCACTGATGCGGACCACAAACAATACGCTGGGTCGCTCCCATTCGCCGCACAGTCCGCGCAACAAACACGGCAGCCAAAAGCCGCCGCCAACCACCGAGGAAGTGCAGCGATCGACGCAAACGCTGGAGACACACGTCAAGGACATCTCGAATGCCCTCAAGCATTTTCGCGATGTCATACTCAAGAAGAAGCTCGAGGTTCTCCCCGGCAATGGCACAGTCATACTGGAGACCATTGCCAGCATGTATTCCG tcattcagtcataTACGTTGAACGAGAACAACGCGATCATGAACTCGGCCACACAGCAGGTGTATCAGTCGCTGGGCAAGCTGATCAAGCTCTGTGACGAGGTCATGCTCAGCGAGAAGAGCGGCGAGTGCGCCTCGCTCAGCAACGAGAATGTCCGCGAAGTTATCGATCTGCTCGAGGATGCAGTGCGG AATCTGGTCACACTGGCGCAGGGCAAACTCAAGGAGCAGGATCAGTGCGCGTTTCGCTACAGCGGCGCTGGCTTGGGCGGCATCGGCGCTGCCGCCGATATTATGGgcgccgttgccgttgccaccGCGGCGAGCAGCGCTGGCGCTGGCGTTGGCGGTGGCGGGGCCGGGGGAATGCGACATCCGGCGCCAACGGATGTTGCAGCGCAACGGACATCGCTGCCGGACATTGCGCTGACGCCGAAGGAGCGCGACATACTCGAGCAGAGCAATGTGAATCCGATGCGTGGCTCGCACAGCATCGAGAGCATATTGCGAGACACGAGCCCGCCGCCAAAACCGCCGCTGCCGAATCGAGCGAGCAATCCGCCGCCATTGCCGCCGAAGCGTCGGAgtcagccgcagtcgcagctgATGCAGGCAACCAACCAACAGCCACCGACGTCCGGTAGCAATAATATCGCCTATGCGAATGCAAACAACAGTCACTCGTCGCAGGCGAACAGTCCGTTGCCATATGCGCAGTCGCACAACATTAGCATCAACTCGGATCTGGATTGCAGTTCCAACATCTCGTTGCTTAATTACGGCGTCGATCT CCTTTCGGTACGCTCACGCTCGCCGGACGAGAACAGTCAATGCTCATTCGACTCGGCGCTTAATCATTCGCTCGATGTGGAAGAGCAACTGCATTTGCCAAAGCCGCCCACGAGACAGCAGCtgcaccatcagcagcagcatctggAGGACGATGTGGACAAGATGATGAACTACA ATCAATCTCCAACGATTCTCAACATTGATCATGCCACAATTTTGCGATCAGCAGAAACGCAGGCCGAGGCAGTCGCTGcatctgttgttgctgcatccCTGGAGGCAGCCACATCCAGTGTACATGCAACGCCGCCTCCGCTGCCGTCGGCAACCGTTGCAACTGGTGGCTCTGAGGCCAACACGGAGCTGCGcaaagcagcggcagcattaACCAGCAATCGTCACTCAAATGAATCGG GATTCGTATCGATGATGTCATTTCGCACGTCCACACAGAGCGTCTCGAAGCGTTCATCGGAGCACAGTGTGCAATCATCGTCCACGAAATCGTCGAGCAGCAACTCGGAGATTCTCTTTAGCATGAGCGAGACGacggcgtcggcgtcggcaTCTTcggcgacgacaacaacgtcatcgacgtcgacgtcaacgtcaacgacgagtcgcagcaacagcagcagcgagtatCAGCAGTTGAATCAAACGCAGTCGTCATCCACACAGCGTCACATCACCACCAACAGCaatggcggcagcagcagcagcacaacagcaagtgcaacaatcatcagcaacagcagcagcagcaacaacagcgaacagTTGACATCCGCCACCACATCGatgacaacggcaacggcaacagctgcGACAACGTCGACAACATTGTCGACCAATTTGCATCCGCGTGGCAGCAATTGCTCATCGCCGGAACTTTTGGCGCCGGCATTGCCACCAAAGACACAACAGCGCATTAATGCCACGCCGCGTATTGATGCCGCCATGGATGAACTCGATGATAATTT CGAGTTGCCAGAGTTGCGAATATTGTCGCCGcaccatcatcagcatcattcGTCGTCATCGCAGCTGCATCAGTGGCAATCGAAACATCACAGCCTGATGGAGCCACCGCGAAGCGCACAtttgccaagcagcagcagcagcgccttTGACCAGGATTTGGAGAAGCCGCCGCCGTTGCCcatgaagaagaagcaca TGTTTCAGAGTGTCGCCTTTTCGG TCTTGGCGTATGTGGAGTGCGTATACTCGTTGGAGCATCGGCATACGATGCACACTACCTACAACATCGCCCGCAACATATCGCACAGTCAAACCATGAA CATCATGCCGATGAGCAAGGATATGTCGCCGGAGCTGGAGACGCCGCCAGCGTTGCCGCCGAAGAACTACAAGCAGCGGAAGGCATCCACAACATCCTCCTCCTCAGCCTCCGCCTCAACTACAGTGCCGACAGCAATCATCAGCACACCGCCAGCTAGTCCGAAGCCCATGCTAGGCGATGTCGGTCTGCGAGGCAGTCGCATGACGACGGTCAGCGAGGAGCTCAACGATGTGCAGGCGGCGACCGAAGATGCTGCTGGTGGAGCGCAGGCGACATTGGACAGCAATGAGAATACGTTTTACTGTCACTCGCATCAGTTGCCCAGCGAAACAAGGGAAGAGTCCACAATGTTGGCGCCCATTAATACGCCGCAAATGCTGGAGGCAGGTGGCGAAAATGTCACTGGCGGAGCGGAGCAACAGCAGACGGAAACAAGGCAGCATATACCTTGTGAACTGGAGCTGGACGAAGAGGatgacgaggaggaggaggaagaagatGTCGATAATCAGCTGCCTAATATGCTGGAGGAGATTGACATTACGCCATATTTAATACTCAAAAAGAATGAGGAGGATGGGCCCGAGGTGAAGGGCGGCTACATTGATGCGCTGATCGTGCACGCCAGTCGCGTCCAAAAAGTCGCCGATAATG CATTCAGCGAGGCGTTCATCACCACCTTTCGCACGTTCATTCAGCCGATCGATGTGATCGAGAAGCTGACCCATCGCTACACATACTTCTTCTGTCAGGTGCACGATCAGAAGCAGAAGGCGGCCAAGGAGACCTTTTCGCTCCTCGTGCGCGTTGTCAACGATCTGAC CTCCACAGATCTGACAAGCCAACTGCTCAGCCTGTTGGTGGAGTTTGTCTATCAGCTGGTCTGCTCCGGTCAGCTCTATTTGGCCAAGCTGTTGCGCAACAAATTCGTGGAGAAAGTGACGCTCTACAAGGATCAACGCAGCATCCATTATGCCTTGGAGCGCGATCAGCTTGGCGGCATTATGGGCAGCGGCGGTGTCTGTAGCGGTGGCAATCAATTAAGTTTGCTCGACTTGAAGTCATTGGAGATAGCCGAACAGATGACGCTCCTGGATGCGGAGTTGTTTCAGAAAATCGAGATACCcgaagtattattatttgccaAAGATCAGTGCGAGGAGAAATCACCCAATCTCAACAAGTTCACCGAGCACTTTAACAAAATGTCGTATTGGGCGCGCTCGAAAATCTTGCGACTGCAGGACGCCAAGGAGCGCGAGAAGCATGTGAATAAGTTTATCAAAATCATGAAACATTTGCGCAAAATGAACAATTACAATTCGTATCTGGCGTTGCTCTCTGCCCTGGACTCGGGTCCCATACGCAG ATTGGAATGGCAGAAGGGCATTGCGGAGGAGTTGTGCTCGTTTTGTGCGCTCATCGATTCCAGCTCCAGTTTTCGTGCCTATCGTCAGGCGCTGGCCGAAACCAATCCGCCCTGCATACCCTACAT CGGTCTGGTTCTACAGGATTTGACATTTGTGCATGTGGGCAATCAGGATTATGTGTCCAAGGGTGTCATCAACTTCTCCAAGCGCTGGCAGCAGTACAACATAATTGTCAACATGAAACGTTTCAAGAAGTG CGCGTATCCATTTCGACGCAATGAGCGCATCATACGATTTTTTGACAACTTTAAGGATTTTATGGGCGAGGAGGAGATGTGGCAAATATCGGAACGCATCAAGCCCCGTGGTCGACGTCTGGTCAACAACTATTAG